The Streptomyces nitrosporeus genome includes a window with the following:
- a CDS encoding phosphoglycerate kinase, protein MKTIDELLAEGVAGRRVFVRADLNVPLDGTTITDDGRIRAVAPTIARLAEAGARVVVASHLGRPKGAPDPAFSLAPAATRLGELLGADVAFASDTVGDSARATVAALTDGQVAVLENLRFNAGETSKDDAERGAFADRLAELADIYVGDGFGAVHRKHASVYDLPARLPHAAGALIATEVGVLKKLTEDVERPYAVVLGGAKVSDKLGVIDHLLDKADRILIGGGMMFTFLKAQGHEVGGSLLQEDQIPAVQGYLKRAEELGVEFVLPVDVLVADKFPDLKTKAPANPTAVAADAMPAGQMGLDIGPESAALYASKLADAATVFWNGPMGVFEHPDYAEGTRAVAQALVDSQGFSVVGGGDSAAAVRILGFDENAFGHISTGGGASLEYLEGKTLPGLAALED, encoded by the coding sequence ATGAAGACGATCGACGAACTTCTCGCCGAAGGGGTCGCGGGCAGGCGGGTATTCGTCCGCGCCGACCTCAACGTGCCGCTGGACGGCACCACGATCACCGACGACGGCCGTATCCGCGCCGTCGCGCCGACGATCGCCCGGCTCGCCGAGGCCGGTGCGCGGGTCGTCGTCGCCTCGCACCTGGGCCGCCCCAAGGGGGCCCCGGACCCCGCCTTCTCGCTGGCCCCGGCCGCCACCCGGCTCGGTGAACTGCTCGGCGCCGACGTGGCGTTCGCGTCCGACACCGTCGGTGACTCCGCCCGCGCCACCGTCGCCGCCCTCACCGACGGCCAGGTGGCCGTCCTGGAGAACCTGCGCTTCAACGCCGGTGAGACCTCCAAGGACGACGCCGAGCGCGGCGCCTTCGCGGACCGGCTCGCCGAACTCGCCGACATCTACGTCGGTGACGGCTTCGGCGCCGTCCACCGCAAGCACGCCTCCGTGTACGACCTCCCGGCCCGGCTGCCGCACGCGGCCGGCGCCCTGATCGCCACCGAGGTCGGCGTGCTGAAGAAGCTCACCGAGGACGTCGAGCGCCCGTACGCCGTCGTCCTCGGCGGTGCCAAGGTCTCCGACAAGCTGGGCGTCATCGACCACCTGCTGGACAAGGCCGACCGCATCCTCATCGGCGGCGGCATGATGTTCACCTTCCTCAAGGCCCAGGGCCACGAGGTGGGCGGCTCGCTGCTCCAGGAGGACCAGATCCCGGCCGTCCAGGGCTACCTCAAGCGGGCCGAGGAGCTCGGCGTGGAGTTCGTCCTCCCCGTCGACGTCCTGGTCGCGGACAAGTTCCCCGACCTGAAGACCAAGGCTCCGGCGAACCCCACCGCGGTCGCCGCCGACGCCATGCCGGCCGGACAGATGGGCCTGGACATCGGCCCCGAGTCCGCCGCGCTGTACGCGTCGAAGCTCGCCGACGCGGCCACCGTCTTCTGGAACGGCCCGATGGGTGTCTTCGAGCACCCGGACTACGCCGAGGGCACCCGGGCGGTCGCCCAGGCCCTGGTCGACTCCCAGGGCTTCAGCGTCGTCGGCGGCGGGGACTCCGCCGCCGCCGTCCGCATCCTGGGCTTCGACGAAAACGCATTCGGACACATCTCGACCGGTGGCGGCGCCAGCCTCGAATACCTCGAGGGCAAGACGCTTCCCGGCCTCGCCGCACTGGAGGACTGA
- a CDS encoding gluconeogenesis factor YvcK family protein produces the protein MRRHRLSRATAALSGRKRGAQPKVVALGGGMGLSASLTALRRITGDLTAVVTVADDGGSSGRLREELGVLPPGDLRKALAALCGDDEWGRTWSQVIQHRFESRGDLHGHAVGNLLIVALWEQLGDHVQALDLVGRLLGAHGRVLPMSAVPLELQALVRGHEPGRPDDVVTVRGQATVALTPGEVQSVHLVPADPPAVPDAVTAVLDADWVVLGPGSWFSSVIPHLLVPELLDALVSTKARKVLSLNLAPQPGETEGFSPQRHLEVLGRHAPKLAMDVVLADEAAVPDRESLADAAERLGAAVELAPVASPDGVPIHDPELLAAAYDRIFRMHGRIGPWR, from the coding sequence CTGCGCCGGCACCGGCTGAGCAGGGCCACCGCGGCCCTCTCCGGCCGCAAGCGCGGCGCGCAGCCCAAGGTCGTCGCCCTCGGCGGCGGCATGGGCCTGTCGGCGTCCCTCACGGCCCTGCGCCGGATCACCGGCGACCTCACGGCCGTGGTCACCGTCGCCGACGACGGCGGCTCCTCCGGCCGGCTCCGGGAGGAGCTGGGCGTCCTGCCGCCGGGCGACCTGCGCAAGGCGCTGGCCGCGCTCTGCGGGGACGACGAGTGGGGCCGGACCTGGTCCCAGGTCATCCAGCACCGCTTCGAGTCCAGGGGCGACCTGCACGGGCACGCGGTGGGCAACCTGCTCATCGTCGCCCTCTGGGAGCAGCTCGGCGACCACGTCCAGGCACTCGACCTGGTCGGCAGACTGCTCGGCGCACACGGCCGGGTACTCCCCATGTCCGCGGTGCCCCTGGAGCTCCAGGCCCTCGTCCGGGGCCACGAACCGGGGCGGCCCGACGACGTCGTCACCGTACGGGGACAGGCCACGGTCGCCCTCACGCCCGGTGAGGTGCAGTCCGTCCACCTGGTCCCGGCCGATCCTCCGGCGGTCCCGGACGCGGTCACGGCCGTCCTGGACGCCGACTGGGTGGTGCTCGGCCCGGGGTCCTGGTTCTCCTCGGTGATCCCGCACCTGCTGGTGCCGGAACTCCTCGACGCGCTGGTATCCACGAAGGCGCGTAAGGTCCTCTCCCTCAACCTCGCTCCGCAACCCGGTGAAACCGAAGGGTTCTCACCGCAGCGTCATTTGGAGGTTTTGGGACGACACGCCCCTAAACTCGCCATGGACGTGGTGCTTGCCGACGAGGCCGCCGTGCCCGACCGTGAGTCCCTCGCCGATGCCGCCGAGCGGCTCGGAGCAGCGGTCGAGCTGGCGCCCGTGGCCTCACCCGACGGTGTTCCGATCCATGATCCGGAGCTGTTGGCCGCCGCGTACGACCGTATTTTTCGGATGCATGGAAGGATCGGCCCATGGCGATGA
- the gap gene encoding type I glyceraldehyde-3-phosphate dehydrogenase, giving the protein MTIRVGINGFGRIGRNYFRALLEQGADIEIVAVNDLGDTATTAHLLKYDTILGRLKAEVSHTADTITVDGHTIKVLSERNPADIPWGELGVDIVIESTGIFTKKADAEKHITGGAKKVLISAPAKDEDITIVMGVNHEKYDAANHHVISNASCTTNCVAPMAKVLDENFGIVKGLMTTVHAYTNDQRILDFPHKDLRRARAAAENIIPTTTGAAKATALVLPQLKGKLDGIAMRVPVPTGSATDLVVELQREATVDEVNAAFKKASDDGALKGYLAYTEDPIVSSDIVSDPASCTFDSSMTMVQEGKTVKILGWYDNEWGYSNRLVDLTVFVGGQL; this is encoded by the coding sequence GTGACGATCCGCGTAGGCATCAACGGCTTTGGCCGCATCGGTCGTAACTACTTCCGCGCGCTGCTCGAGCAGGGTGCGGACATCGAGATCGTGGCTGTCAACGACCTGGGTGACACCGCGACCACGGCCCACCTGCTGAAGTACGACACCATCCTGGGTCGTCTCAAGGCAGAGGTCAGCCACACCGCCGACACCATCACCGTCGACGGCCACACCATCAAGGTGCTCTCCGAGCGCAACCCGGCCGACATCCCCTGGGGTGAGCTGGGCGTCGACATCGTCATCGAGTCGACCGGCATCTTCACCAAGAAGGCCGACGCCGAGAAGCACATCACCGGTGGCGCCAAGAAGGTCCTCATCTCGGCTCCGGCCAAGGACGAGGACATCACCATCGTGATGGGCGTCAACCACGAGAAGTACGACGCGGCCAACCACCACGTCATCTCCAACGCCTCCTGCACCACCAACTGCGTGGCGCCGATGGCCAAGGTCCTCGACGAGAACTTCGGCATCGTCAAGGGTCTGATGACGACGGTCCACGCGTACACCAACGACCAGCGGATCCTTGACTTCCCGCACAAGGACCTGCGCCGCGCCCGCGCCGCCGCCGAGAACATCATCCCGACCACGACCGGCGCCGCCAAGGCGACCGCCCTGGTCCTGCCCCAGCTCAAGGGCAAGCTGGACGGCATCGCGATGCGCGTCCCGGTCCCGACCGGCTCCGCCACCGACCTCGTGGTCGAGCTGCAGCGCGAGGCCACCGTGGACGAGGTCAACGCCGCGTTCAAGAAGGCCTCCGACGACGGCGCCCTGAAGGGCTACCTGGCGTACACCGAGGACCCGATCGTGTCCTCGGACATCGTCAGCGACCCGGCCTCCTGCACCTTCGACTCCTCCATGACCATGGTCCAGGAGGGCAAGACGGTGAAGATCCTCGGCTGGTACGACAACGAGTGGGGTTACTCCAACCGGCTCGTCGACCTGACCGTCTTCGTCGGCGGCCAGCTCTGA
- a CDS encoding RNA polymerase-binding protein RbpA: MASGNAIRGSRVGAGPMGEAERGESAPRLRISFWCSNGHETQPSFAHDAQVPETWDCPRCGFPAGQDQDSPPAPPRTEPYKTHLAYVRERRSDADGEAILAEALAKLRGEI; this comes from the coding sequence GTGGCAAGTGGCAACGCGATCCGGGGAAGCCGGGTCGGAGCGGGGCCGATGGGGGAGGCCGAGCGGGGCGAGTCAGCTCCTCGCCTCCGCATCTCCTTCTGGTGCTCGAACGGGCACGAGACCCAGCCCAGCTTCGCCCATGACGCGCAGGTACCGGAGACCTGGGACTGCCCGCGCTGCGGTTTCCCGGCCGGGCAGGACCAGGACAGCCCGCCGGCCCCCCCGCGCACCGAACCGTACAAGACGCACCTGGCGTACGTGCGTGAGCGGCGCAGTGACGCGGACGGCGAGGCGATCCTCGCCGAAGCCCTCGCCAAGCTCCGCGGCGAGATCTGA
- the whiA gene encoding DNA-binding protein WhiA: MAMTPAVKDEVSRLPVTRTCCRKAEVSAILRFAGGLHLVSGRIVIEAELDTGIAARRLKQDILEIFGHNSELIVMAPGGLRRGSRFVVRVVAGGDQLARQTGLVDGRGRPIRGLPPQVVSGATCDAEAAWRGAFLAHGSLTEPGRSSSLEVTCPGPEAALALVGAARRLSIAAKAREVRGVDRVVVRDGDAIGALLTRLGAHDAVLAWEERRMRREVRATANRLANFDDANLRRSARAAVAAGARVGRALEILGEEVPEHLAAAGRLRMEHKQASLEELGALADPPLTKDAVAGRIRRLLAMADKRAQDLGVPGTESTLSEEMADGLVG, encoded by the coding sequence ATGGCGATGACGCCGGCGGTGAAGGACGAAGTCTCCCGGCTTCCCGTGACCCGGACCTGCTGCAGAAAAGCCGAGGTCTCGGCGATTCTCCGGTTCGCGGGCGGGCTGCACCTGGTGAGCGGCCGGATCGTGATCGAGGCCGAGCTGGACACGGGCATCGCGGCCCGCCGGCTCAAGCAGGACATCCTGGAGATCTTCGGGCACAACTCGGAGCTGATCGTGATGGCCCCCGGCGGGCTGCGCCGCGGTTCGCGTTTCGTCGTACGGGTGGTGGCGGGCGGGGACCAGCTGGCCCGCCAGACCGGTCTGGTGGACGGCCGGGGCCGCCCCATCCGCGGGCTGCCCCCGCAGGTGGTCTCGGGGGCCACCTGCGACGCGGAGGCCGCCTGGCGCGGGGCGTTCCTGGCCCACGGCTCACTCACCGAGCCTGGCCGTTCCTCCTCGCTGGAGGTGACCTGCCCCGGTCCCGAGGCCGCCCTCGCCCTGGTCGGCGCCGCACGCAGGCTCTCCATCGCCGCCAAGGCGCGCGAGGTGCGGGGGGTGGACCGGGTGGTCGTCCGTGACGGTGACGCCATCGGCGCGCTGCTGACCCGCCTCGGCGCCCATGACGCGGTGCTCGCCTGGGAGGAGCGCCGGATGCGGCGCGAGGTCCGGGCCACGGCCAACCGGCTCGCCAACTTCGACGACGCCAACCTCCGGCGTTCCGCGCGGGCCGCGGTGGCCGCCGGTGCCCGGGTCGGCCGTGCCCTGGAGATCCTGGGGGAGGAGGTCCCCGAACACCTGGCGGCGGCCGGGCGGCTGCGGATGGAGCACAAGCAGGCCTCCCTGGAGGAGCTGGGCGCGCTCGCCGACCCGCCGCTGACCAAGGACGCGGTCGCCGGCCGGATCAGGCGCCTGCTGGCGATGGCCGACAAGCGGGCCCAGGACCTCGGTGTCCCGGGCACGGAGTCCACCCTCAGCGAGGAGATGGCCGACGGCCTCGTCGGCTGA
- the rapZ gene encoding RNase adapter RapZ — translation MTEHTQDHGDEQAHHRTDRTDGAADVSTGSALDQADAGTPPIPELVIISGMSGAGRSTAAKCLEDLGWFVVDNLPPALIPTMVELGARSQGNVARIAVVVDVRGRRFFDNLRESLADLEAKHVTRRIVFLESSDDALVRRFESVRRPHPLQGDGRIVDGIAAERDLLRELRGDADLVIDTSSLNVHELRAKMDAQFAGEEEPELRATVMSFGFKYGLPVDADLVVDCRFLPNPHWVPELRPFTGLNEEVSDYVFDQPGAKEFLNQYTELLQLIAAGYRREGKRYVTIAVGCTGGKHRSVAMSEKLASRLATEGIETVLVHRDMGRE, via the coding sequence ATGACCGAGCACACGCAGGACCACGGTGACGAGCAGGCGCACCACCGGACCGACCGAACAGACGGAGCAGCAGACGTGAGTACGGGAAGCGCCCTGGACCAGGCGGACGCCGGCACGCCGCCCATCCCCGAGCTGGTGATCATCTCGGGGATGTCGGGGGCCGGACGCAGTACGGCGGCCAAGTGCCTGGAGGACCTCGGCTGGTTCGTCGTCGACAACCTGCCGCCCGCCCTGATCCCCACCATGGTGGAGCTCGGGGCCCGGTCCCAGGGCAACGTCGCCCGCATCGCCGTCGTCGTCGACGTACGGGGCCGCCGTTTCTTCGACAACCTCCGGGAGTCCCTCGCGGACCTGGAGGCCAAGCACGTCACCCGGCGGATCGTGTTCCTGGAGTCCTCCGACGACGCGCTCGTACGCCGCTTCGAATCGGTCCGCCGTCCGCACCCCCTCCAGGGCGACGGCCGGATCGTCGACGGCATCGCCGCCGAGCGCGACCTGCTGCGCGAGCTGCGCGGCGACGCCGACCTGGTGATCGACACCTCCAGCCTCAACGTGCACGAACTGCGGGCCAAGATGGACGCCCAGTTCGCCGGCGAGGAGGAGCCCGAGCTGCGGGCCACCGTGATGTCCTTCGGCTTCAAGTACGGCCTGCCCGTCGACGCCGACCTGGTCGTGGACTGCCGCTTCCTGCCCAACCCGCACTGGGTCCCGGAACTGCGTCCCTTCACCGGCCTCAACGAGGAGGTGTCCGACTACGTCTTCGACCAGCCCGGCGCCAAGGAGTTCCTCAACCAGTACACGGAACTGCTCCAGCTCATCGCGGCCGGCTACCGCCGTGAGGGCAAGCGCTACGTGACCATCGCCGTCGGCTGCACGGGCGGCAAGCACCGGTCCGTGGCCATGTCGGAGAAGCTGGCCTCCCGGCTGGCCACGGAAGGGATCGAGACCGTCCTCGTCCACCGGGACATGGGGCGCGAGTGA
- a CDS encoding Rieske (2Fe-2S) protein, with product MSGLPAARRTVLKGAALAGAAGLGAAACSTDSKLGHAETPTPTAPVQLGSPDEVPVGGAKLYREQRVVVSCPAEGRYKAFSAQCTHAGCLLDKVEGNEGNCPCHGSRFDMTTGKALKGPATVPLPEVPVRVEGGKLVAGPEA from the coding sequence ATGTCCGGCCTGCCCGCCGCCCGCCGCACCGTACTGAAGGGCGCCGCTCTCGCCGGTGCCGCCGGGCTGGGAGCGGCCGCCTGCTCCACCGATTCCAAGCTGGGCCACGCCGAGACACCCACACCCACGGCCCCCGTCCAGCTCGGCTCCCCGGACGAGGTGCCCGTCGGCGGCGCGAAGCTCTACCGCGAACAGCGGGTCGTGGTGAGCTGCCCGGCCGAGGGCCGGTACAAGGCCTTCAGCGCGCAGTGCACCCACGCCGGCTGCCTGCTGGACAAGGTCGAGGGCAACGAGGGCAACTGCCCGTGCCACGGCAGCCGCTTCGACATGACGACGGGCAAGGCCCTCAAGGGTCCGGCCACGGTGCCGCTGCCCGAGGTCCCGGTCAGGGTCGAGGGCGGGAAGCTGGTGGCGGGCCCCGAGGCCTGA
- the secG gene encoding preprotein translocase subunit SecG, which produces MILAFEIALIVFSLLLMLLVLMHKGKGGGLSDMFGGGMQSSVGGSSVAERNLDRITVVIGLLWFACIVVLGLLIKLD; this is translated from the coding sequence GTGATTTTGGCGTTCGAGATCGCCCTGATCGTCTTCAGCCTGCTGCTGATGCTGCTGGTGCTGATGCACAAGGGCAAGGGCGGCGGCCTCTCCGACATGTTCGGCGGCGGGATGCAGTCCTCCGTGGGCGGCTCCTCGGTCGCCGAGCGCAACCTCGACCGCATCACCGTGGTGATCGGTCTGCTGTGGTTCGCGTGCATCGTCGTCCTCGGCCTGCTCATCAAGCTGGACTGA
- the tpiA gene encoding triose-phosphate isomerase, which yields MTATAQGRTPLMAGNWKMNLNHLEAIAHVQKLAFALADKDYEAVEVAVLAPFTDLRSVQTLVDGDKLKIKYGAQDISAHDSGAYTGEISGPMLAKLRCSYVAVGHSERRQYHGETDEICNAKVKAAYRHGLTPILCVGEGLDIRKAGDQVSHTLAQLDGALKDVPAEQAESIVIAYEPVWAIGTGEVATPEDAQEVCGAIRGRLAELYSQELADAVRIQYGGSVKSGNVAAIMAQPDVDGALVGGAALDADEFVKIVRFRDQ from the coding sequence ATGACTGCTACTGCCCAGGGCCGTACCCCGCTGATGGCGGGCAACTGGAAGATGAACCTCAACCACCTCGAGGCCATCGCCCACGTCCAGAAGCTCGCCTTCGCGCTGGCCGACAAGGACTACGAGGCGGTCGAGGTCGCCGTCCTCGCTCCCTTCACCGACCTGCGCTCCGTGCAGACCCTGGTCGACGGCGACAAGCTGAAGATCAAGTACGGCGCCCAGGACATCTCGGCGCACGACTCCGGCGCCTACACCGGTGAGATCTCCGGCCCGATGCTCGCCAAGCTGCGGTGCTCCTACGTGGCCGTCGGCCACAGCGAGCGCCGCCAGTACCACGGCGAGACGGACGAGATCTGCAACGCCAAGGTCAAGGCCGCCTACCGCCACGGCCTCACCCCGATCCTCTGCGTCGGCGAGGGCCTGGACATCCGCAAGGCCGGCGACCAGGTCTCCCACACCCTCGCGCAGCTCGACGGCGCGCTGAAGGACGTCCCGGCCGAGCAGGCCGAGTCGATCGTCATCGCGTACGAGCCGGTCTGGGCCATCGGGACCGGCGAGGTCGCCACCCCCGAGGACGCCCAGGAGGTCTGCGGCGCGATCCGCGGCCGGCTCGCCGAGCTGTACTCGCAGGAGCTCGCCGACGCCGTGCGCATCCAGTACGGCGGCTCGGTCAAGTCCGGCAACGTGGCCGCGATCATGGCGCAGCCCGACGTGGACGGCGCCCTGGTCGGCGGCGCGGCGCTGGACGCCGACGAGTTCGTCAAGATCGTCCGCTTCCGCGACCAGTGA
- the uvrC gene encoding excinuclease ABC subunit UvrC — MADPSSYRPAPGEIPDTPGVYKFRDEHRRVIYVGKAKNLRQRLANYFQDLAGLHPRTRTMVTTAASVEWTVVSTEVEALQLEYSWIKEFDPRFNVKYRDDKSYPYLAVTLNEEFPRVQVMRGAKKKGVRYFGPYGHAWAIRETVDLMLRVFPVRTCSAGVFKNAARTGRPCLLGYIGKCSAPCVGRVTPGEHRELAEDFCDFMAGRTGTYIRRLEKEMAQAAEEMEYERAARLRDDTEALRRAMEKSAVVLADATDADLIALAEDELEAAVQIFHVRGGRVRGQRGWVTDKVEAVGTADLVEHALQQLYGEEAGDAVPKEVLVPALPEDPEAVAQWLAGRRGSQVSLRVPQRGDKKDLMATVQRNAQQALALHKTRRASDLTTRSRALEEIAEALGLGAAPLRVECFDISHLQGDDVVASMVVFEDGLARKSEYRRFQIKGFEGQDDVRSMHEVIGRRFRRYLQETERTGEWGEAPAPTGPAPATGGTAPAGPPDAAGAEAAAEDARDDDGRPKRFAYPPQLVVVDGGQPQVAAAKRALDELGIDDIAVCGLAKRLEEVWLPDEDDPVVLPRSSEGLYLLQRIRDEAHRFAITYQRAKRAKRVRSSPLDDIAGLGETRKQALIKHFGSVKKLRQATIAEICEVPGIGRRTAESVAVALAGAAPAAPAVNTATGEIIEEDDGGSTP, encoded by the coding sequence ATGGCAGACCCCTCCAGCTACCGCCCCGCGCCGGGAGAGATCCCCGACACCCCGGGGGTCTACAAGTTCCGCGACGAGCACCGCCGGGTGATCTACGTCGGCAAGGCGAAGAACCTGCGCCAGCGCCTGGCCAACTACTTCCAGGACCTGGCCGGCCTGCACCCCCGTACGCGCACGATGGTCACCACGGCCGCGTCCGTGGAGTGGACCGTGGTCTCCACCGAGGTCGAGGCGCTGCAGCTGGAGTACTCCTGGATCAAGGAGTTCGACCCCCGCTTCAACGTCAAGTACCGCGACGACAAGAGCTACCCCTACCTCGCGGTCACCCTGAACGAGGAGTTCCCGCGCGTCCAGGTCATGAGGGGCGCCAAGAAGAAGGGCGTGCGCTACTTCGGCCCGTACGGCCACGCCTGGGCGATCCGCGAGACCGTCGACCTGATGCTCCGGGTCTTCCCCGTGCGCACCTGCTCCGCCGGGGTGTTCAAGAACGCCGCGCGTACCGGCCGGCCCTGCCTGCTCGGCTACATCGGCAAGTGCTCGGCCCCCTGTGTCGGGCGGGTCACCCCCGGTGAACACCGCGAGCTGGCCGAGGACTTCTGCGACTTCATGGCGGGCCGGACGGGCACCTACATCCGCCGCCTGGAGAAGGAGATGGCGCAGGCGGCCGAGGAGATGGAGTACGAGCGGGCCGCCCGGCTGCGTGACGACACCGAGGCGCTCAGGCGGGCCATGGAGAAGAGCGCCGTGGTCCTCGCGGACGCCACCGACGCCGACCTGATCGCCCTCGCCGAGGACGAGCTGGAGGCCGCCGTCCAGATCTTCCACGTCCGCGGCGGACGCGTCCGGGGCCAGCGCGGCTGGGTCACGGACAAGGTCGAGGCCGTCGGCACGGCGGACCTCGTCGAGCACGCGCTCCAGCAGCTGTACGGCGAGGAGGCCGGGGACGCCGTGCCCAAGGAGGTGCTCGTCCCCGCGCTCCCGGAGGACCCGGAGGCCGTCGCCCAGTGGCTCGCCGGACGCCGGGGCTCCCAGGTGAGCCTGCGCGTCCCGCAGCGGGGCGACAAGAAGGACCTGATGGCCACGGTCCAGCGCAACGCCCAGCAGGCGCTGGCCCTGCACAAGACCAGGCGCGCCTCCGACCTCACCACCCGCTCGCGGGCCCTGGAGGAGATCGCCGAGGCCCTCGGGCTGGGCGCCGCGCCCCTGCGCGTGGAGTGCTTCGACATCTCGCACCTGCAGGGTGACGACGTCGTCGCGTCCATGGTGGTCTTCGAGGACGGTCTGGCGCGCAAGAGCGAGTACCGCCGCTTCCAGATCAAGGGCTTCGAGGGCCAGGACGACGTCCGGTCGATGCACGAGGTCATCGGGCGCCGTTTCCGGCGCTACCTCCAGGAGACGGAGCGGACGGGGGAGTGGGGGGAGGCCCCGGCACCGACCGGCCCGGCACCCGCCACGGGCGGCACCGCCCCGGCGGGACCCCCGGACGCCGCCGGGGCCGAAGCGGCCGCGGAGGATGCGCGCGACGACGACGGCCGCCCGAAGCGCTTCGCCTATCCGCCGCAGCTCGTCGTCGTCGACGGCGGGCAGCCGCAGGTCGCCGCAGCCAAGCGCGCGCTGGACGAGCTGGGCATCGACGACATCGCCGTGTGCGGGCTCGCCAAGCGGCTGGAGGAGGTCTGGCTGCCGGACGAGGACGACCCCGTCGTCCTGCCGCGTTCCAGCGAGGGCCTCTACCTCCTGCAGCGCATCCGCGACGAGGCCCACCGCTTCGCCATCACCTACCAGCGCGCCAAACGGGCCAAGCGCGTCCGCAGCAGCCCCCTGGACGACATCGCCGGTCTCGGGGAGACCCGCAAGCAGGCGCTGATCAAGCATTTCGGCTCCGTCAAGAAGCTGAGGCAGGCGACGATCGCCGAGATCTGCGAGGTCCCGGGGATAGGCCGTCGCACGGCGGAGTCGGTGGCCGTCGCCCTCGCCGGGGCAGCGCCGGCCGCACCGGCCGTCAACACGGCCACAGGAGAGATCATCGAAGAGGACGACGGGGGCAGTACGCCATGA